ACGCCCATCGCCCACATGATGCAGGTGCCGTCGGCCTGCACGATCTCGTGCGCGATCTGCCGCAGGGCGTCCTGGGAGATGCCGGTGACCTCCTCGGCGTGGGCGAGCGTGTACTGGGCGATGCTGGCCCGGTACTCGTCCAGCCCGTTGACCCACTGGTCGAGGAAGTCCTTCTTTTCCAGCCCCTCGTCGAGGATGTATTTCGCCACGGCGGTCAGCCACACGAAGTCGGTGCCGGGGGTGGGGCGCACGAAGAGGTCGGCCCGCTGCGCCATCTCGTGCTCGCGCAGGTCGGCCACGATCAGGCGCTGGCCGCGCAGCTTGTGCGCCCGCTTGACCCGCGTGGCGAGGACCGGGTGCGACTCGGCGGTGTTCGTGCCGATGCCGATGACCAGCCCCGCCCGCTCGAGGTCGTGGATGGAGCCCGAGTCGCCGCCGTAGCCCACCGTGCGCCACAGGCCCATCGTGGCGGGGCTCTGGCAGTAGCGCGAGCAGTTGTCCATGTTGTTCGTGCCCACGACCGCGCGGGCGAGTTTTTGCATCAGGAACGCTTCCTCGTTCGTGCATTTCGAGGAGGCGATAAAGGCCAGCGCGTCGGGGCCGTGCTGCGCCCGGATCTCCGTGAAGCGCCGGGCGATCAGCGCGAGGGCCTCGTCCCAGCTCGCCTCGCGGAAGGTGCCGTTCTCGCGAATCAGCGGCATGGTCAATCTCTGTTCGCTGTTCACGTAGTCCCAGCCGAATTTGCCCTTGATGCAGGTCGAGACGCCGTTCGCCGGGCCGTGGGTCGGCTCGACCTTGAGGATGTGCCGCTCCTTGGTCCACACCTCAAAGGAGCAGCCCACCCCGCAGTAGGTGCAGACCGTCTTCGTGCGCTTGACCGACCCCTCGCGCATCGCGGACTCGGTGTCGGAGAGTTGCAGGATCGGCCCGTACCCGATGGAGGGCTCGGCCGCCTTCACCAGATCGACCGCCGAGTTGAACACCGGCAGCGGCAGGTCGGTCATCAATCCCGCCTCGCCCAGCATGGACTTTTCCATCAGGGCGTTGCAGGGGCACACCGTGACGCAGTGGCCGCAGCTCACGCAGCTCGACTCGTTGATCGGAGCGCCGCCGTCCCACAGCACGCGGGGATGGGGGTCTTCCCAGTTGATGGAGAGCGTCTCGTTGACCTGAAGGTTCTGGCAGGCCTCCACGCAGCGCCCGCACAGGATGCACTGGTCGGGGTCGTAGCGGTAGAAGGGGTTGGACTCGTCCTTGGGATAGGGCTTGGGCTGGTACGGCGTGTCCTGATGCTCGACTTTCAGCAGTGCCGTCGTGTTGTGGACCACGCAGTTGCCGTTGTTGTTGTCGCAGACGGTGCAGTAGAGCAGGTGGTTGCCGAGCAGGCGGTCGAAGGCGGCCTTGCGCGAGGTGCGGGCGGCGGCTGTCTCGGTCCGCACGGTCTGGCCGTGGGCGACCCGCGTGCCGCAGGCCCGCACGAGTTCGCCGTTTACCTCCACGAGGCAGGTGTCGCAGGTCTGGATTGGGCCGAGCTGCGGGTGGT
This Deinococcus sp. HSC-46F16 DNA region includes the following protein-coding sequences:
- the fdhF gene encoding formate dehydrogenase subunit alpha, with amino-acid sequence MPPFDTHVTVNGVPQPARLGEPLVEVINRASVELAQVCYHPQLGPIQTCDTCLVEVNGELVRACGTRVAHGQTVRTETAAARTSRKAAFDRLLGNHLLYCTVCDNNNGNCVVHNTTALLKVEHQDTPYQPKPYPKDESNPFYRYDPDQCILCGRCVEACQNLQVNETLSINWEDPHPRVLWDGGAPINESSCVSCGHCVTVCPCNALMEKSMLGEAGLMTDLPLPVFNSAVDLVKAAEPSIGYGPILQLSDTESAMREGSVKRTKTVCTYCGVGCSFEVWTKERHILKVEPTHGPANGVSTCIKGKFGWDYVNSEQRLTMPLIRENGTFREASWDEALALIARRFTEIRAQHGPDALAFIASSKCTNEEAFLMQKLARAVVGTNNMDNCSRYCQSPATMGLWRTVGYGGDSGSIHDLERAGLVIGIGTNTAESHPVLATRVKRAHKLRGQRLIVADLREHEMAQRADLFVRPTPGTDFVWLTAVAKYILDEGLEKKDFLDQWVNGLDEYRASIAQYTLAHAEEVTGISQDALRQIAHEIVQADGTCIMWAMGVTQQCSGSETSTAISNLLLITGNYMRPGAGSYPLRGHNNVQGASDMGAMPGFVGGYQKVEDPAVQEKFAAAWGVPLPQNKGLDNHEMVHAVHDGTLRAMYLKGEEMGLVDANANYVDAAFEKLDFFVVQDVFFSRTAQFADVVLPASPSLEKDGTFTNTERRIQRLYRALEPLGQSRPDWEIIQGVANAMGAGWTYAHPAEIMAEVASLVPLYSGVTYDRLEGFRSLQWPVLPDGSDTPLLFTEGFPFPDRKARLYPAEFIAPLEVPNEEFDLHLNNGRMLEHFHEGNMTFKSAGISQKVPGSLVEVSPELARERGLESGRFVRLVSRHGAVRVRVHVTDRVQGKQLYMPMNNPSARDAVNRLTGSHTDPSTHTPAYKDTAVRLEVLPEMGDNPLPRVNHRYGHPTPQRGVEVERKWQRADYRFPGALYNRLSALRGTQPDPVGGDD